One genomic region from Salvelinus sp. IW2-2015 linkage group LG12, ASM291031v2, whole genome shotgun sequence encodes:
- the LOC111971142 gene encoding complement C1q-like protein 2 gives MVLALIIAIPLLVQSTKTSAHYEMMGTCRMICDPYSSKPASATAMELMQDMNAIPPPPMAQGSKGELGRPGKPGPRGPPGEPGPPGPRGPPGDRGDSGKDVYPAVTSGTAKTETDTDXVNTALSETKVAFYVGLKNPHEGYEVLKFDDVVTNLGNQYDPTNGKFTCQVSGIYFFTYHVLMRGGDGTSMWADLCKNGQVRASAIAQDADQNYDYAGNSVVLHLDSGDEIYVKLDGGKAHGGNNNKYSTFSGFILYPD, from the exons ATGGTGTTGGCCCTTATCATAGCAATACCGCTGCTTGTGCAAAGTACCAAGACTTCGGCTCACTATGAGATGATGGGCACCTGTCGAATGATCTGTGATCCATACAGTTCGAAACCCGCCAGCGCCACGGCCATGGAGCTCATGCAGGACATGAATGCTATCCCGCCGCCGCCAATGGCGCAAGGCTCCAAAGGTGAATTAGGGCGACCTGGGAAACCGGGACCAAGAGGTCCACCGGGAGAACCAGGACCTCCCGGCCCAAGAGGACCCCCCGGAGACAGGGGTGATTCCGGGAAAGATGTTTACCCCGCGGTAACGTCAGGGACTGCAAAGACCGAAACGGACACGGACGAMGTTAACACTGCACTCAGTGAAACAAAGGTTGCGTTCTATGTCGGTTTGAAGAACCCACACGAAGGATATGAGGTGCTTAAATTCGACGATGTTGTCACAAACTTGGGAAATCAATACGACCCAACCAATGGCAAGTTCACTTGCCAAGTGTCCGGAATTTATTTTTTCACATACCACGTGTTAATGCGAGGAGGCGACGGGACAAGCATGTGGGCAGACTTGTGCAAAAACGGACAG GTTCGGGCAAGTGCTATTGCACAGGACGCAGACCAGAACTACGATTACGCAGGTAACAGCGTGGTTCTACACCTGGACTCCGGAGATGAGATTTATGTCAAACTGGACGGTGGCAAAGCACACGGAGGCAACAACAACAAGTACAGCACCTTCTCTGGATTCATTTTGTATCCAGATTAA